Proteins encoded within one genomic window of Citrobacter amalonaticus Y19:
- the sanA gene encoding outer membrane permeability protein SanA — translation MLKRVLYSLLVLIGLLLLVVLGLDRWMSWKTAPYIYDELQDLPYRQVGVVLGTAKYYRTGVINQYYRYRIQGALNAYNSGKVNYLLLSGDNALQSYNEPMTMRKDLIAAGVDPADIVLDYAGFRTLDSIVRTRKVFDTNDFIIITQRFHCERALFIALHMGIQAQCYAVPSPKDMLTVRVREFGARFGALVDLYLFKREPRFLGPLVPIPTLHQVPDDAQGYPAVTPEQLLELQKKQGK, via the coding sequence ATGCTAAAGCGCGTACTCTACAGCCTGTTGGTCCTGATCGGCTTGCTGCTGTTGGTCGTGTTGGGCCTTGACCGCTGGATGAGCTGGAAAACCGCCCCCTATATTTACGATGAACTTCAGGACCTTCCCTACCGTCAGGTTGGCGTGGTACTCGGTACGGCAAAATATTATCGCACCGGGGTGATTAACCAGTATTACCGCTATCGTATTCAGGGCGCACTTAACGCCTACAACAGTGGCAAAGTGAACTACCTGCTGCTTAGCGGCGATAACGCGCTGCAAAGCTACAACGAACCGATGACCATGCGCAAAGATCTGATTGCCGCCGGCGTCGATCCTGCCGACATCGTGTTAGATTACGCCGGATTTCGCACTCTCGATTCGATTGTCCGCACCCGTAAAGTCTTCGACACCAATGATTTCATCATCATTACCCAGCGCTTTCACTGCGAGCGCGCGCTGTTTATCGCCCTGCATATGGGCATTCAGGCGCAGTGCTACGCCGTGCCTTCACCAAAGGATATGCTGACGGTTCGGGTTCGCGAATTTGGCGCACGCTTTGGCGCGCTGGTCGACCTGTATCTGTTTAAACGTGAACCCCGATTCCTCGGCCCGTTAGTGCCGATCCCCACCCTGCATCAGGTTCCTGACGATGCCCAGGGGTATCCCGCCGTGACACCAGAGCAATTACTTGAACTGCAAAAGAAACAAGGAAAATAA
- the mglC gene encoding galactose/methyl galactoside ABC transporter permease MglC has product MSALNKKSFLTYLKEGGIYVVLLVLLAIIIFQDPTFLSLLNLSNILTQSSVRIIIALGVAGLIVTQGTDLSAGRQVGLAAVVAATLLQSMDNVNKVFPEMATMPIALVILIVCVIGAIIGLVNGIIIAYLNVTPFITTLGTMIIVYGINSLYYDFVGASPISGFDSGFSTFAQGFIALGSFRLSYITFYALIAVAFVWVLWNKTRFGKNIFAIGGNPEAAKVSGVNVALNLLMIYALSGVFYAFGGLLEAGRIGSATNNLGFMYELDAIAACVVGGVSFSGGVGTVFGVVTGVIIFTVINYGLTYIGVNPYWQYIIKGGIIIFAVALDSLKYARKK; this is encoded by the coding sequence ATGAGTGCGTTAAATAAGAAAAGTTTTCTTACTTATCTGAAAGAGGGCGGTATTTACGTCGTTCTTTTAGTCTTGCTGGCCATTATTATTTTCCAGGATCCCACGTTCTTAAGTCTGCTTAACTTAAGTAATATTCTGACCCAGTCTTCCGTGCGTATTATTATTGCGCTGGGGGTGGCGGGTCTGATTGTTACCCAGGGGACTGACCTGTCTGCCGGTCGTCAGGTTGGGCTGGCGGCGGTGGTGGCGGCAACGCTGCTGCAGTCAATGGATAACGTCAATAAAGTGTTTCCGGAAATGGCGACCATGCCGATTGCGCTGGTTATCCTGATTGTCTGCGTTATTGGCGCGATCATCGGTCTGGTGAACGGGATTATCATCGCTTATCTGAACGTGACGCCGTTTATTACCACGCTCGGCACGATGATTATCGTCTACGGGATCAACTCCCTGTATTACGACTTCGTGGGGGCCTCACCGATTTCGGGTTTTGATAGCGGCTTCTCGACCTTTGCACAGGGCTTTATCGCACTGGGCAGCTTCCGGCTTTCGTATATCACATTCTATGCGCTGATTGCCGTCGCATTTGTCTGGGTGCTGTGGAATAAAACCCGCTTTGGTAAAAACATTTTCGCCATCGGCGGTAACCCGGAAGCGGCGAAAGTGTCAGGTGTGAACGTGGCGCTGAACCTGCTGATGATCTATGCGCTGTCCGGTGTCTTCTATGCCTTCGGCGGTCTGCTGGAAGCTGGGCGTATCGGTTCGGCGACCAACAACCTGGGCTTCATGTACGAACTGGATGCGATCGCGGCCTGCGTGGTCGGCGGTGTGTCGTTTAGCGGCGGGGTGGGTACCGTGTTCGGTGTGGTGACCGGTGTGATTATCTTTACCGTCATCAACTACGGTCTGACCTACATCGGCGTTAACCCGTACTGGCAGTACATCATCAAGGGCGGCATTATCATCTTCGCGGTCGCGCTGGATTCACTGAAATACGCGCGTAAGAAGTAA
- a CDS encoding LysR family transcriptional regulator codes for MANWAQKLKLHHLQMLVALGEQGNLTHVARMMNITQPALSKWLSQLEDEMGITLFERHSKGLRPSEGGKLLLQHAQRLINDMERSQYEMARFKEGGLVGSLKIGCSPVATDCVSQAILNLLVEMPTLHLNIEEKVMTPLLHDLLAGSVDVVVGRVGGRALQLPLNYQVLYTEPVCFVARPHHPLAKFDTLSWADLAHWRWIVWPTGTPIRLSIDNALVDNGVMLPENTIESASMNVSTNLLQSSDMISILSLRLAQRYASQGQLVILNLPKIEQKGSVGVFWRNNETPSSALSRFLQLLAQV; via the coding sequence ATGGCAAACTGGGCGCAAAAACTGAAGCTGCACCATCTGCAAATGCTGGTGGCGCTGGGCGAACAAGGGAATCTCACGCACGTCGCGCGGATGATGAATATCACCCAGCCCGCGCTGTCGAAATGGCTGTCACAGCTCGAAGATGAGATGGGGATCACGCTCTTTGAACGTCACAGTAAAGGTCTGCGACCCTCGGAAGGCGGCAAGTTGCTGCTGCAACACGCCCAGCGCTTAATCAATGACATGGAGCGTTCACAGTATGAAATGGCACGTTTTAAAGAAGGCGGGCTGGTAGGGAGCCTGAAGATTGGCTGCTCGCCGGTGGCGACCGACTGTGTGTCGCAGGCGATCCTCAATCTGCTCGTTGAGATGCCGACGCTGCATCTTAACATTGAAGAAAAGGTCATGACGCCGCTGCTGCACGATCTGCTTGCCGGCTCCGTGGATGTGGTGGTGGGTCGCGTCGGTGGGCGAGCGCTGCAACTCCCGCTCAATTATCAGGTGCTGTATACCGAACCCGTTTGCTTTGTCGCCCGTCCCCACCATCCGCTCGCGAAGTTTGACACCCTGAGCTGGGCCGATCTCGCGCACTGGCGCTGGATTGTCTGGCCGACGGGAACGCCCATCCGCCTGAGTATTGATAACGCGCTGGTTGATAACGGGGTGATGCTGCCGGAAAACACCATCGAATCGGCATCAATGAACGTCAGCACCAACCTGCTGCAAAGCAGCGATATGATCTCTATCCTTTCGTTACGGCTGGCGCAACGCTATGCCAGCCAGGGACAACTGGTGATCCTCAACCTGCCGAAGATCGAACAAAAGGGCAGCGTGGGGGTGTTCTGGCGCAATAATGAGACGCCGTCCAGCGCACTGAGTCGTTTCTTGCAACTGCTGGCACAAGTTTAG
- a CDS encoding fumarylacetoacetate hydrolase family protein, translating into MTQYVFAPQAPVTVPVVGSDAQFPVRRVYCVGRNYAAHAREMGFDPDREPPFFFCKPADAVVPVAAGETLALPYPAQTDNYHYEIELVVAIGKKGGDIPLEKAHEYIWGYATGLDMTRRDRQMEMRQMGRPWEIGKAFDLSAPIAPLHKADEIADITSAPIWLQVNGNDHQRSDIRHLIWSVNETISYLSGFFELQPGDLIFTGTPEGVGAVVKGDVITGGVDGLTPLSVKIV; encoded by the coding sequence ATGACTCAGTACGTATTTGCCCCGCAAGCCCCCGTGACCGTACCGGTTGTCGGCAGCGATGCGCAGTTCCCCGTCCGTCGCGTGTACTGCGTGGGACGCAACTATGCCGCCCATGCCCGCGAAATGGGGTTTGATCCGGACCGTGAACCGCCGTTCTTTTTCTGTAAGCCTGCCGATGCGGTTGTGCCGGTTGCCGCCGGTGAAACGTTAGCGCTGCCGTACCCGGCGCAAACGGACAACTACCACTATGAAATTGAGCTGGTGGTCGCCATCGGTAAAAAGGGCGGCGACATCCCGTTAGAAAAAGCCCATGAATACATCTGGGGTTACGCCACCGGGTTGGATATGACCCGTCGCGATCGCCAGATGGAAATGCGTCAGATGGGGCGTCCGTGGGAAATCGGCAAAGCGTTCGATCTCTCTGCGCCCATCGCGCCGCTGCATAAAGCGGACGAGATTGCGGATATCACCTCCGCGCCTATCTGGTTACAGGTCAACGGCAACGATCATCAGCGCAGCGACATTCGCCATCTGATCTGGTCGGTGAATGAAACGATCAGCTATCTGTCCGGTTTCTTCGAATTGCAACCGGGCGATCTGATCTTCACCGGTACGCCGGAAGGCGTCGGCGCCGTGGTGAAAGGGGATGTGATCACCGGTGGCGTGGACGGGTTGACGCCTCTCTCAGTGAAGATTGTCTGA
- a CDS encoding CidA/LrgA family protein: MSKTLNIIWQYLRAFVLIYACLYAGIFIASLLPVAISGSIIGMLILFVLLALQIIPAKWVNPGCYVLIRYMALLFVPIGVGVMQYFDLLRAQFGPVVVSCAISTLVVFLVVSWSSHLVHGERKVVGQKGSKE; the protein is encoded by the coding sequence ATGAGCAAGACACTGAATATCATCTGGCAATACTTGCGCGCTTTCGTGCTGATTTATGCCTGTCTGTATGCAGGCATTTTTATTGCGTCCCTGCTGCCCGTCGCCATTTCAGGCAGCATCATCGGGATGCTGATCCTGTTTGTGCTGCTGGCACTGCAAATCATTCCAGCAAAATGGGTCAACCCCGGCTGCTATGTGCTGATTCGCTATATGGCGCTGCTGTTTGTACCGATTGGCGTCGGTGTCATGCAGTACTTCGATCTGCTGCGCGCGCAGTTTGGTCCGGTGGTGGTGTCGTGCGCAATCAGTACGCTGGTGGTTTTTCTGGTGGTGAGCTGGAGTTCGCACCTGGTCCACGGTGAACGCAAAGTGGTTGGTCAGAAAGGGTCTAAAGAATGA
- the cdd gene encoding cytidine deaminase has protein sequence MHPRFQTAFSQLADNLQSALAPILADTHFPASLTAEQVSMLKSATGLDEDALAFALLPLAAACACTPLSNFNVGAIARGVSGTWYFGANMEFLGATMQQTVHAEQSAISHAWLRGEKGLAAITVNYTPCGHCRQFMNELNSGLDLRIHLPGREPHTLRDYLPDAFGPKDLDIKTLLMDEQDHGFAPQGDALAQAAIAAASRSHMPYSQSPSGVALECKDGRIFSGSYGENAAFNPTLPPLQGALILLNLNGYGYADIQRAVLAEKADAPLIQWDATAATLKALGCSNIDRVLLS, from the coding sequence ATGCACCCACGTTTTCAAACTGCCTTTAGCCAACTTGCAGATAATCTGCAATCCGCGCTGGCACCTATCCTGGCGGATACGCATTTCCCCGCTTCGCTAACGGCTGAGCAGGTATCAATGCTTAAAAGCGCAACGGGACTGGACGAAGACGCGCTGGCATTTGCACTGCTGCCGCTGGCTGCGGCCTGCGCCTGTACGCCATTGTCCAACTTCAACGTCGGCGCGATTGCGCGCGGCGTGAGCGGAACATGGTACTTCGGCGCCAACATGGAATTCCTCGGCGCGACCATGCAGCAGACGGTTCATGCTGAACAAAGCGCCATCAGCCACGCCTGGTTGCGCGGCGAGAAAGGCCTCGCGGCGATCACCGTTAACTACACCCCTTGTGGCCACTGCCGTCAGTTTATGAACGAACTGAACAGCGGACTGGATCTGCGCATTCATCTGCCCGGTCGCGAACCGCATACGCTGCGCGATTATTTGCCGGATGCGTTTGGACCTAAAGATCTCGACATCAAAACGCTGCTGATGGATGAACAGGATCACGGTTTTGCCCCTCAGGGTGATGCGCTGGCGCAAGCGGCCATCGCCGCCGCGAGCCGCAGTCATATGCCGTACAGCCAGTCACCAAGCGGTGTGGCGCTGGAGTGCAAAGACGGGCGCATCTTTAGCGGAAGCTATGGCGAGAACGCCGCGTTTAACCCGACACTGCCACCGTTGCAGGGGGCGCTGATTCTGCTGAATCTGAACGGCTACGGTTATGCCGATATTCAACGGGCGGTTCTGGCGGAAAAAGCCGACGCGCCGCTGATCCAGTGGGATGCCACCGCCGCCACGCTGAAAGCGCTGGGTTGCAGTAACATTGATCGGGTGCTTTTGAGTTAA
- a CDS encoding MFS transporter, translating to MTQRRELQALIDAAPVSKTQWRVIICCFLVVMLDGFDTAAIGFIAPDIRTHWQLTAADLAPLFGAGLLGLTAGALLCGPLSDRFGRKRVIELCVALFGALSLISAFSPDLQTLVILRFLTGLGLGGAMPNTITMTSEYLPARRRGALVTLMFCGFTLGSAMGGIVSAQLVPVIGWHGILVLGGVLPLMLFFVLLAVLPESPRWQVRRQLPQATIARTVSAITGERYDNTQFYLQEAAAIAKGSIRQLFVGRQLPITLMLWVVFFMSLLIIYLLSSWMPTLLNHRGIDLQQASWVTAAFQVGGTLGALALGVLMDKHNPFRVLAVSYALGAVCIVMIGLSENGLWLMALAIFGTGVGISGSQVGLNALTATLYPTQSRATGVSWSNAVGRCGAIVGSLSGGVMMAMNFSFDTLFFIIAVPAIISAVMLAVLTVVVRQSASVPDVLPHASVVNE from the coding sequence ATGACTCAACGACGTGAACTACAAGCTCTGATCGATGCTGCTCCTGTCAGCAAGACACAGTGGCGGGTGATCATCTGCTGCTTTCTGGTGGTCATGCTTGATGGTTTTGATACTGCCGCCATTGGCTTTATTGCACCCGACATTCGTACCCACTGGCAGTTAACGGCCGCAGACCTGGCACCGCTGTTCGGCGCGGGTCTGTTAGGACTTACCGCTGGCGCCTTACTTTGCGGACCGCTGTCTGACCGTTTCGGTCGCAAACGGGTGATTGAGCTCTGCGTGGCGCTGTTCGGCGCGCTGAGCCTGATTTCCGCCTTTTCGCCGGATCTGCAAACGCTGGTCATCCTGCGCTTTCTGACCGGTCTGGGTCTGGGCGGCGCCATGCCAAACACCATCACGATGACCTCTGAATACCTGCCAGCCCGCCGCCGTGGCGCGCTGGTCACCCTGATGTTCTGCGGCTTTACTCTCGGTTCCGCAATGGGCGGGATTGTCAGCGCGCAACTGGTGCCGGTCATCGGCTGGCACGGAATTCTGGTCCTCGGCGGCGTGTTACCGCTGATGCTGTTCTTCGTACTGCTCGCAGTCCTGCCGGAATCTCCGCGCTGGCAGGTACGTCGCCAGCTACCGCAGGCAACCATCGCCAGAACGGTCAGCGCGATCACCGGCGAACGTTACGACAATACGCAGTTTTACCTCCAGGAGGCTGCGGCGATTGCCAAAGGCAGCATTCGCCAGCTGTTTGTGGGGCGTCAGTTGCCCATTACCCTGATGTTATGGGTGGTGTTCTTCATGAGTCTGTTAATCATCTATCTGCTGTCGAGCTGGATGCCGACGCTGTTGAACCATCGCGGGATTGACCTGCAACAGGCTTCCTGGGTGACGGCGGCGTTTCAGGTTGGCGGTACGCTCGGCGCGCTGGCACTGGGCGTGCTGATGGATAAACACAATCCGTTCCGGGTGCTGGCCGTGAGTTACGCGCTGGGGGCGGTATGCATCGTCATGATTGGTCTGAGCGAAAACGGGTTATGGTTGATGGCGCTGGCGATCTTCGGTACCGGGGTGGGTATCAGCGGATCGCAGGTGGGCCTCAACGCCTTAACCGCCACGCTCTATCCCACACAGAGTCGGGCGACGGGCGTAAGCTGGTCCAACGCGGTGGGACGCTGCGGCGCGATTGTTGGTTCGCTTTCCGGTGGCGTGATGATGGCGATGAATTTCTCTTTCGATACCTTGTTTTTCATTATCGCGGTTCCGGCGATCATCAGCGCGGTGATGTTAGCCGTCCTGACGGTCGTCGTCCGCCAGTCCGCCTCTGTCCCTGACGTTTTGCCGCACGCAAGCGTCGTGAACGAATAA
- a CDS encoding DUF2542 family protein: protein MEDKTLFIVIGVLMIVAWTLREGIKGLRSGVVEKTVKGSQTPRLIQRSAEPAAYWSYIGVYFGLSVGALLVGIWLVFIK, encoded by the coding sequence TTGGAAGACAAAACCCTCTTTATCGTGATTGGCGTACTGATGATCGTCGCCTGGACCCTGCGGGAAGGTATTAAGGGATTACGCTCCGGCGTCGTCGAGAAAACGGTCAAGGGCTCGCAAACACCGCGCTTAATTCAGCGTTCCGCGGAACCTGCCGCTTACTGGAGCTATATTGGCGTCTACTTTGGCCTTTCGGTTGGCGCGCTACTTGTGGGTATCTGGCTGGTTTTTATCAAATAA
- the maiA gene encoding maleylacetoacetate isomerase translates to MKLYSFFNSSASYRVRIALALKGIDYQTVGVNIRIGQQNELAYRRMNPVGLVPTLVTDDGEALGQSLAIIDWLDRHFPQSRLLPVSDPARTQVLEIVYAIACDIHPVNNLRVLRYLSEELKVSEEEKKRWYAHWIQQGLSAVEQLLRQSQSQNYCVGNAPTLADCCLVPQWANALRMGCDLSDYPRCKAVYDACTQLPAFIAAAPENQQDKISA, encoded by the coding sequence ATGAAGCTGTACAGTTTTTTTAACAGCTCGGCGTCATACCGCGTACGTATCGCGCTGGCATTAAAGGGCATCGACTACCAGACGGTGGGCGTCAATATTCGTATCGGTCAACAAAACGAACTGGCCTACCGGCGGATGAATCCGGTGGGGCTGGTGCCGACGCTGGTGACCGATGACGGCGAAGCGCTTGGTCAGTCGCTGGCCATCATCGACTGGCTGGACCGGCATTTTCCGCAGTCACGGTTGTTGCCCGTCAGCGATCCGGCGCGTACGCAGGTGCTGGAAATCGTCTATGCCATCGCTTGCGATATTCACCCGGTAAACAACCTGCGGGTGCTGCGCTATCTGAGCGAGGAACTGAAGGTCAGTGAAGAAGAGAAAAAACGCTGGTACGCGCACTGGATCCAGCAAGGGTTAAGCGCCGTCGAACAGCTGTTGCGTCAGAGCCAGTCGCAGAACTACTGCGTGGGCAATGCGCCGACGCTTGCCGACTGCTGCCTGGTCCCGCAATGGGCGAATGCGTTAAGAATGGGGTGCGATCTGAGCGATTATCCACGCTGTAAAGCGGTGTATGACGCCTGTACGCAGCTACCGGCGTTCATCGCGGCAGCCCCCGAAAATCAACAAGATAAAATCTCAGCCTGA
- a CDS encoding CidB/LrgB family autolysis modulator, with amino-acid sequence MMSSIWWSLPLTLAVFFGARKLAARFKFPLLNPLLVAMVVIIPFLLLSGISYDSYFKGSEVLNDLLQPAVVALAYPLYEQLHQIRARWKSIITICFVGSIVAMVTGTSVALLMGATPEIAASVLPKSVTTPIAMAVGGSIGGIPAVSAVCVIFVGILGAVFGHTLLNAMRIKTKAARGLAMGTASHALGTARCAELDYQEGAFSSLALVICGIITSLIAPFLFPIILAVMG; translated from the coding sequence ATGATGTCGTCAATCTGGTGGTCTTTACCGCTGACGCTGGCGGTTTTTTTCGGCGCGCGCAAACTGGCTGCACGTTTTAAATTTCCTTTGCTGAATCCGCTGCTGGTGGCGATGGTGGTGATTATCCCGTTCCTCCTGCTGAGCGGTATCTCCTACGACAGCTATTTTAAAGGCAGCGAGGTGTTGAATGACCTGCTGCAACCGGCGGTGGTGGCGCTGGCCTACCCGCTGTACGAACAATTGCATCAGATCCGTGCCCGCTGGAAGTCAATCATTACTATCTGCTTTGTCGGGAGCATTGTAGCCATGGTGACCGGCACCTCGGTGGCGCTGCTGATGGGCGCAACGCCTGAAATCGCCGCCTCCGTCTTACCGAAATCCGTCACCACGCCGATTGCGATGGCCGTCGGCGGCAGCATCGGCGGCATCCCGGCGGTCAGCGCCGTGTGCGTGATTTTCGTCGGTATTCTCGGCGCCGTCTTTGGTCATACGTTGTTAAACGCCATGCGCATTAAAACCAAAGCCGCGCGCGGGCTGGCGATGGGCACCGCGTCTCACGCCCTCGGCACCGCCCGCTGTGCAGAACTGGATTATCAGGAAGGCGCATTCAGTTCACTGGCGCTGGTGATTTGCGGGATTATTACCTCACTGATCGCCCCGTTCCTGTTTCCGATTATTCTCGCGGTTATGGGCTAA
- the gtdA gene encoding gentisate 1,2-dioxygenase, whose amino-acid sequence MSEQNQDVKNSRQQFYQHISGQNLTPLWESLHHLVPKTPNPTCAPAYWNYQEIRPLLLESGNLIGAKEAIRRVLVLENPMLRGQSSITSTLYAGLQLIMPGEVAPSHRHNQSALRFIVEGKGAFTAVDGERTQMHTGDFILTPQWQWHDHGNPGDEPVVWLDGLDLPLVNLLGCGFAEDYPEDQQPVSRKEGDYLPRYAANMLPLRHQKGNSSPIFNYRYDRSREALHDLTRLGDADEWDGYKMRYVNPVTGGYPMPSMGTFLQLLPKGFTSRVARTTDSTIYHVVEGAGEVTVGNETFRFSAKDIFVVPTWRGVSFKTTDETVLFSFSDRPVQEALGLFREARD is encoded by the coding sequence ATGTCAGAACAAAATCAGGATGTTAAAAACAGCCGTCAGCAGTTTTACCAGCATATTTCGGGGCAGAACCTGACCCCACTGTGGGAATCACTGCACCATCTGGTGCCGAAAACGCCGAATCCAACCTGTGCGCCCGCGTACTGGAACTACCAGGAAATTCGCCCGCTGCTGCTGGAAAGCGGCAACCTGATTGGCGCGAAAGAGGCGATTCGTCGTGTGCTGGTCCTGGAAAACCCGATGTTACGCGGGCAGTCCTCCATCACGTCAACGCTCTACGCGGGGTTGCAGTTGATCATGCCGGGGGAAGTTGCACCCAGCCATCGTCATAACCAGTCGGCATTACGCTTTATCGTCGAAGGGAAAGGCGCGTTTACGGCCGTGGACGGCGAGCGCACCCAGATGCACACCGGCGACTTTATTCTGACCCCGCAGTGGCAATGGCACGATCACGGTAACCCTGGCGATGAGCCGGTGGTCTGGCTGGACGGTCTGGATCTGCCGCTGGTCAACCTTTTGGGCTGCGGTTTTGCTGAAGATTACCCGGAAGATCAGCAGCCGGTCTCGCGCAAAGAGGGCGACTATCTGCCGCGCTATGCCGCCAACATGCTGCCGTTGCGTCACCAGAAAGGTAACTCATCGCCAATTTTCAACTATCGCTATGACCGCAGTCGCGAAGCGTTACATGACCTGACGCGTCTGGGCGATGCCGACGAGTGGGATGGCTACAAGATGCGCTATGTCAACCCGGTAACCGGCGGCTACCCGATGCCATCGATGGGCACGTTCCTGCAACTGTTGCCAAAAGGTTTTACCTCGCGGGTGGCGCGTACCACTGACAGCACCATTTACCACGTCGTGGAAGGGGCGGGTGAGGTCACCGTCGGCAACGAGACCTTCCGTTTTTCAGCCAAAGATATTTTTGTGGTTCCGACCTGGCGCGGCGTGTCGTTCAAAACCACCGATGAGACCGTTTTATTCAGTTTTTCGGACCGACCGGTACAGGAAGCCCTCGGGTTGTTCCGCGAAGCCCGCGATTAA